AACGTAAAGATGCAGTAAAGAAATGTAACGAAATGATGGACGAATTAGAGGGAGTCGGACACCTTAATAGGTTACCTTTTGACAAGCTCGTTGAAGAATATATAGACTGGTATTCAGCGCGTCGAAAGACATCAAGTGTAAAAGCATTAAAGACACATACCAATAACCATTTGCTACCTTATTTTAAATCTATGGACGTGTTTAAAATGACTACACAAGATGTGATGAAATTTCAGAATAAGAAGTTAAAAGAGGGGCATTCTGGAGACTACTTAAAGAAGATGCATGTATATTTAGTATCATTACTGAATCATGCAATGAAGTTTCATGAGTTAAAACAAAATGTTGCATCTCTTGTAGGGAATTTTGAAATAGAATCACAGAAACGATTGAATTATTGGACGTTAGAACAATTCAATCAATTCTATGATGCGCTTGCTACACAACAACAAAAATTATTTTTTAAACTATTGTTCTACTCTGGAGCAAGAAAGGGCGAAATCAGAGCTCTCACATGGCGCGATATTAACTTTGATGATGACTTTATCCATATAAACAAAACGGACTATCACGGTGAAGTGACAGCCCCTAAAACGAAATCAGCCATACGTGATATATATTTGCCTACTCACATGATGTATGACATCAAAGATTATTTAATTTGGTATAAAGAGAATAACATATACAAGGACGACTATGTATTGTTTGGTACATTCTATAAAGCTTACAGCGAGTCTACTATTGATCGTTGGTTTACTAACGCATTAAAAGTGTTGGATGAGCAATTACCAAACGGACAAAATTTCCCTAGAATCGTTATACACGAGTTAAGACATAGCCATGCATCTATGCTAGTTAATCTAGGGGCTAGTGTAATGATTATAGCTCAGCGTTTAGGT
The DNA window shown above is from Staphylococcus sp. M0911 and carries:
- a CDS encoding tyrosine-type recombinase/integrase; translated protein: MSYSLNLSHNIYKDAKRGTYYFRITYYDKSNTRKYITRKGFKQRKDAVKKCNEMMDELEGVGHLNRLPFDKLVEEYIDWYSARRKTSSVKALKTHTNNHLLPYFKSMDVFKMTTQDVMKFQNKKLKEGHSGDYLKKMHVYLVSLLNHAMKFHELKQNVASLVGNFEIESQKRLNYWTLEQFNQFYDALATQQQKLFFKLLFYSGARKGEIRALTWRDINFDDDFIHINKTDYHGEVTAPKTKSAIRDIYLPTHMMYDIKDYLIWYKENNIYKDDYVLFGTFYKAYSESTIDRWFTNALKVLDEQLPNGQNFPRIVIHELRHSHASMLVNLGASVMIIAQRLGHSDTTEVYNRYGHLYPSTQKEIVKYL